The following proteins are encoded in a genomic region of Arcobacter cloacae:
- a CDS encoding chemotaxis protein CheB translates to MPTKDLVVVGIGSSAGGLEALQVMLSKLSDNLNCSYIIAQHLSPTHRSMMVELLSRITNIPVIEVQNGMVIKAKTIYMTPENTDIFVSNGRIYLKSIEHTYGPKPSVNYFFNSLAQTYGSKSIGVILSGTGSDGAFGIRAIKAAGGITIAQSPQSAKYDGMPISAINTGKVDIVAPIENISNEIARIVDNLGKNVADSINSSIISQIYRIIFEEKGVDFSQYKKNTLTRRIERRLAALKIETLNDYVDYLKMNIDEVTNLYNDILIGVTEFFRDPEVFEEIKEQIALLLEKKEQGEEIRFWSIGCSTGEEAYTLAIILSEILQEKITKYKVKIFATDIDDESLKIARAGIYAETSLTNVNKNLVNKYFSIHKNQFEIKKSIRELVVFSKHNIISDSPFLRADLISCRNMLIYFNNTLQSRFFPIVHYALKDSGILLLGKSESISEYHDLFVTVNKTLKIFKSQYTGLKELPKLYNYSGVNKNYEEPKAVSFKNEEELLEEKIVEATSKFILNQCVLINSSNDIVYIKGENPFISFSQGRATTNIFKCLKEEITLDVRSVLNEVQKDKKHRATQFRSVTLFDNYLKYVRVIIVPIQNEKNDDWFYALYFQSEDIQNLKGYITQNENDNETIASLTNELERTKSHLQNVIEELETSYEEMQSLNEELSSSNEELQSSNEELETTNEELQSTNEELQTAYSELKVLYDDKEYRTKQLEDMTSKLKFQTEDLRKQKELTEAIINTTPIAIIMTDTIGKINFANTNAQNLFKLTKKEILNRYIDGTSWNILDINGEKLYSENMIVNMIKKSYETVRNMKYSMETGEKYRILVSMNGSPIFDIKGEFVGIVFSIEDITQKQLMQEEINKYKQNSSIGEKIEQSFEKIRVSGILNSSIDQFNLLQIAMLDISTNLKNMISEASLLGLNISNNEDVKINKELASQLNNLLLNMNTFINGNLVYYNDMYIHKKLDFFKLLKKSINLFAYSFEQEDIKLEILVPEDITLMVNSKEAVLFIIRFIEAIISTEAKNIQLTLIDKKLILNIKQKKYNKNNINIFIEHYNSKILEELFDNQITKIEIKS, encoded by the coding sequence ATGCCAACAAAAGATTTAGTTGTTGTGGGAATTGGTTCAAGTGCTGGAGGTCTTGAAGCTTTACAAGTTATGTTGTCAAAACTCTCTGATAATCTTAATTGTTCATATATTATTGCTCAGCATTTAAGCCCAACCCATAGGTCTATGATGGTGGAATTATTAAGTAGAATTACAAATATTCCAGTTATTGAAGTGCAAAATGGAATGGTAATAAAAGCAAAAACTATTTACATGACACCTGAAAACACAGATATTTTTGTATCAAATGGAAGAATTTATTTAAAATCTATTGAACACACTTATGGACCAAAACCTTCGGTTAATTATTTTTTCAACTCTTTAGCTCAAACTTATGGCTCTAAATCAATAGGTGTTATTTTAAGTGGAACAGGAAGTGATGGTGCTTTTGGAATTAGAGCTATAAAAGCAGCAGGTGGAATCACTATAGCTCAATCTCCTCAAAGTGCAAAATATGATGGAATGCCAATATCTGCAATAAATACTGGAAAAGTTGATATTGTTGCGCCAATTGAAAATATTTCAAATGAGATAGCAAGAATTGTTGATAATCTTGGAAAAAATGTAGCAGATAGCATAAATAGCAGTATTATTTCTCAAATTTATAGAATCATTTTTGAAGAAAAAGGTGTTGATTTTTCACAATACAAAAAAAATACTCTTACAAGAAGAATTGAGCGAAGATTAGCAGCTTTAAAAATAGAGACTCTAAATGATTATGTTGATTATTTAAAAATGAATATTGATGAAGTTACAAATCTTTATAATGATATTTTAATAGGTGTAACAGAGTTTTTTAGAGACCCTGAAGTTTTTGAAGAGATAAAAGAGCAAATTGCACTTTTATTAGAAAAAAAAGAGCAGGGTGAAGAGATAAGATTTTGGTCAATTGGTTGCTCAACAGGTGAAGAAGCTTATACTTTAGCCATAATTCTAAGCGAAATTTTACAAGAAAAGATTACAAAATATAAAGTAAAAATTTTTGCAACAGATATTGATGATGAGTCATTAAAAATTGCTCGAGCTGGTATTTATGCAGAAACAAGCTTAACAAATGTAAATAAAAATTTAGTAAATAAATATTTTAGTATTCACAAAAATCAGTTTGAAATCAAAAAAAGTATTAGAGAGTTAGTTGTTTTCTCAAAACATAATATCATAAGTGATTCTCCATTTTTAAGAGCTGATTTAATCTCTTGTAGAAATATGCTGATATATTTTAATAATACTTTACAAAGTAGATTTTTCCCAATCGTTCATTATGCATTAAAAGACAGTGGAATTTTACTTTTAGGAAAATCAGAAAGTATCTCAGAATATCATGATTTATTTGTTACTGTAAATAAAACACTAAAAATTTTTAAATCACAATATACAGGATTAAAAGAGTTACCAAAACTTTATAATTATAGTGGAGTAAATAAAAATTATGAAGAACCAAAAGCAGTATCATTTAAAAATGAAGAGGAACTTTTAGAGGAAAAAATTGTTGAAGCTACTTCAAAATTTATTTTAAATCAATGTGTTTTAATAAACAGTTCAAATGACATAGTTTATATAAAAGGTGAAAATCCTTTTATTAGTTTTTCACAAGGAAGAGCAACTACAAATATTTTTAAATGCTTAAAAGAAGAGATAACTTTAGATGTAAGAAGTGTTTTAAATGAAGTTCAAAAAGATAAAAAACATAGGGCTACACAGTTTAGGTCTGTTACTTTGTTTGATAATTATTTAAAATATGTAAGAGTTATAATTGTTCCTATTCAAAATGAAAAAAATGATGATTGGTTTTATGCTTTATATTTTCAAAGTGAGGATATTCAAAACTTAAAAGGATATATCACTCAAAATGAAAATGATAATGAAACAATAGCAAGTTTAACAAATGAGCTTGAAAGAACAAAATCACATCTGCAAAATGTAATAGAAGAACTTGAGACATCTTATGAAGAGATGCAAAGCTTAAATGAAGAGTTAAGTTCTTCAAACGAGGAACTTCAAAGTTCAAATGAAGAACTAGAAACTACAAATGAAGAGTTACAAAGTACAAACGAGGAACTTCAAACAGCTTATAGTGAACTAAAAGTTTTATATGATGATAAAGAGTATAGAACAAAACAACTTGAAGATATGACTTCAAAATTAAAATTTCAAACAGAAGATTTAAGAAAACAAAAAGAGTTAACCGAAGCTATTATAAACACTACACCAATTGCAATAATTATGACTGATACAATAGGTAAAATAAATTTTGCAAATACAAATGCTCAGAATCTTTTTAAACTTACAAAAAAAGAGATATTAAATAGATACATAGATGGGACTAGCTGGAATATTTTAGATATAAATGGTGAAAAATTATATAGTGAAAATATGATAGTAAATATGATAAAAAAGAGTTATGAGACTGTTAGAAATATGAAATATTCTATGGAAACAGGTGAAAAATATAGAATATTAGTCTCTATGAATGGTTCTCCTATTTTTGATATAAAAGGTGAATTTGTTGGAATTGTATTTAGTATAGAAGATATAACTCAAAAACAGTTGATGCAAGAGGAGATAAATAAATATAAACAAAATAGTTCTATTGGAGAAAAAATAGAACAATCCTTTGAAAAAATTAGAGTTTCAGGTATATTAAACTCTTCAATAGACCAATTTAATCTTCTTCAAATTGCTATGCTTGATATCTCAACAAATCTTAAAAATATGATTTCAGAAGCATCTCTTTTAGGATTAAACATTTCAAATAATGAAGATGTGAAAATAAATAAAGAGTTAGCTTCTCAATTAAATAATCTTTTGTTAAATATGAATACATTTATAAATGGAAATTTAGTTTATTATAATGATATGTATATTCATAAAAAACTTGATTTTTTTAAGTTATTGAAAAAAAGTATTAATCTTTTTGCTTATTCTTTTGAACAAGAAGATATAAAATTAGAAATATTAGTTCCTGAAGATATAACTCTTATGGTAAATTCAAAAGAGGCTGTTTTATTTATAATAAGATTTATTGAAGCCATCATATC